In Bradyrhizobium sp. WBOS07, the genomic window CCAGAGCCCCCGCGCAAGAGGGGATGTTGCGTATCTCCCTGAATCTAGACGGATGGATGAGGGGAGCTGCGCCGGTCTATTCGGTCGCGATAGTGGGGTTCATATGGTTACCATTTCCCTTCAAACAATCGCCTGAAGGGTTAACGGAAGATGAACTCTTGGTAGTGGTCAAGGCGGCGACAACCAAGGGGAGGGGTGAATGGTCGCGGCCCACCGGAATTCGCGGTATTTCGACACCAGAAATGCTGGTTTTCAGGGCTTCGGGCGGCGGCAGGCGCTCGGCGTCCGCGGCGTCGAGGTCTACCACGAGACCGACGGTCGCATGCTCCACGAAGTCGCAGCCGCGGATTCCGAGGCCCCGGATCTCGATCAGGCCCTTGAGGCGCGGCGCCGGGCGGACCTCAATTTCATCGCCGACTGTCGCCAGATGGACACGGTCATCCCCGACCAGAACGGCCCTATCGACCACGCCCGCGCGTCCCGCCATGATCAAATCGAAGGCAAGGCGCGACTTGCCCGAGCCCGAGGGCCCGCGGATCAGCACCGCCACGGGCCCGACCTTGACCGCGGAGGCGTGAACGCTCGGGCCGCCCTCGTTCAAGCCGCCGTCGTTCAATCGGCCCTGGCTCATAGCGCCGGCAGCCTGACCACGAAGCGCGCGCCTGCGACCGTCGGGATGCCCTCGTCGTCCGGCGGGCCGGCACGGTTCTCGGCCCAGATGCGTCCGCCATGGGCGTCGACGATCTGCTTGGAGATCGACAGGCCAAGGCCGGAGTTCTGGCCAAAACCCTGATGCGGACGGTCGGTGTAGAAGCGCTCGAAGATGCGCTCCAGTGCGTCGTCGCGAATGCCGGGGCCGTCGTCGTCGACCACGATCTCGATCTCGGAGCGCACGCGGCGGCAGGTGAGGCGCACCTTGTTGCCGGCTTCCGAGAACGATTGTGCGTTGGAGAGCAGGTTGGAGACCACCTGTCCGAGCCGCGAATCATGGCCGCTGACGGCGAAGGTGTCGCTCGGGCTGCGGCCCTCGAAGCGCGTCTCGACCGCGACGTCATGGCCGAGCTTCGTTTCATTGGCGACGGACACCAGTGTCGTCAGCAGGCGGCGCAAATCGACCGGGATCGCATCCTGGCGCTGCAATTCGGCATCGAGGCGGCTGGCGTCGGAGATGTCCGAGATGAGGCGGTCGAGCCGCTTGACGTCGTGCTCGATCACCTCGAGCAGGCGCGCGCGGCTGGTCTCGTTGCGCGC contains:
- a CDS encoding HPr kinase/phosphorylase, encoding MNEGGPSVHASAVKVGPVAVLIRGPSGSGKSRLAFDLIMAGRAGVVDRAVLVGDDRVHLATVGDEIEVRPAPRLKGLIEIRGLGIRGCDFVEHATVGLVVDLDAADAERLPPPEALKTSISGVEIPRIPVGRDHSPLPLVVAALTTTKSSSSVNPSGDCLKGNGNHMNPTIATE